The following are encoded in a window of Rhodocyclaceae bacterium genomic DNA:
- a CDS encoding altronate dehydratase: MIEINQRPAAGPTIRLHPEDNVLIARTLIELGAKLDGGLTSRGQVPAGHKIAARAITKDEPIRKYNVTIGFASADIPAGAYVHSHNMEFREYQRDYAYTRDYKPVEMIPEADRATFMGIVRENGQVATRNYVGVLSTVNCSATVAHKIAEYFTPERLAEYPNVDGVVAFAHGTGCGMEMTGEPMDLLRRTMAGYALHANLAGALIVGLGCERNQVNKLLAEQKLTAGARLHTFVMQDEGGTTKTIAAGIAAVKSMLPEANKVTRTKVPASHISVGLQCGGSDGFSSITANPALGAAMDLLVRHGGTAILSETPEIYGVEHTLTARARSKEVGEKLIERIRWWKDEYTPGRDTQINGVVSPGNQSGGLANIFEKSLGSSMKGGTGPLMEVYRYAEPVTQKGFVFMDTPGFDPVSATGQIAGGANVICFTTGRGSMFGAKPAPSIKLATNTPMYNRLTEDMDINCGGILDGTHTLQQMGEEIFQHILRTCSGEKTKSELLGLGDHEFVPWNIGVTG; this comes from the coding sequence ATGATCGAAATCAACCAGCGCCCCGCCGCCGGGCCGACCATCCGCCTGCATCCGGAGGACAACGTGCTGATCGCGCGCACGCTGATCGAACTGGGCGCGAAACTCGACGGTGGGCTGACCAGCCGCGGGCAGGTGCCCGCCGGCCACAAGATCGCCGCGCGCGCGATCACCAAGGACGAGCCGATCCGCAAGTACAACGTGACCATCGGCTTTGCCTCGGCCGACATCCCGGCCGGTGCCTACGTACACTCGCACAACATGGAATTCCGCGAGTACCAGCGCGACTACGCGTACACGCGCGACTACAAGCCGGTCGAGATGATCCCCGAAGCCGACCGGGCAACGTTCATGGGCATCGTGCGCGAGAACGGGCAGGTCGCCACCCGCAACTATGTCGGTGTGCTGTCGACGGTGAACTGCTCGGCCACCGTCGCGCACAAGATCGCCGAATACTTCACCCCGGAGCGGCTGGCCGAATACCCGAACGTCGACGGCGTGGTCGCCTTCGCGCACGGCACTGGCTGCGGCATGGAGATGACCGGCGAGCCGATGGACCTGCTGCGCCGGACGATGGCCGGCTACGCGCTGCATGCGAACCTGGCCGGCGCGCTGATCGTCGGCCTGGGCTGCGAGCGCAACCAGGTGAACAAGCTGCTGGCGGAACAGAAGCTCACCGCCGGTGCGCGGCTGCACACCTTCGTGATGCAGGACGAGGGCGGCACCACGAAGACCATCGCCGCCGGTATCGCCGCGGTCAAGTCGATGCTGCCCGAGGCCAACAAGGTCACGCGCACGAAGGTACCGGCCAGCCACATCAGCGTCGGGCTGCAGTGCGGCGGCTCGGACGGCTTCTCGTCGATCACCGCCAACCCGGCCCTGGGCGCGGCGATGGACCTGCTGGTGCGCCATGGCGGCACCGCGATCCTGTCCGAGACGCCGGAGATCTACGGCGTCGAGCACACGCTCACCGCGCGCGCGCGCTCGAAGGAAGTCGGCGAGAAGCTGATCGAACGCATCCGCTGGTGGAAGGACGAGTACACGCCGGGGCGCGACACCCAGATCAATGGCGTGGTCAGCCCGGGCAACCAGTCGGGTGGCCTGGCCAACATCTTCGAGAAGTCGCTCGGTTCGTCGATGAAGGGCGGTACCGGTCCGTTGATGGAGGTCTACCGTTATGCGGAACCGGTGACGCAGAAGGGGTTCGTGTTCATGGATACGCCCGGCTTCGACCCGGTCTCGGCCACCGGCCAGATCGCAGGCGGCGCGAACGTGATCTGCTTCACCACCGGCCGCGGCTCGATGTTCGGTGCCAAGCCAGCCCCATCGATCAAGCTGGCGACCAATACGCCGATGTACAACCGGCTGACCGAGGACATGGACATCAACTGCGGCGGCATCCTCGACGGCACCCACACGCTGCAGCAGATGGGCGAGGAGATATTCCAGCACATCCTGCGCACCTGCTCGGGCGAGAAGACCAAGAGCGAACTGCTTGGCCTGGGCGACCATGAGTTCGTGCCCTGGAACATCGGCGTGACCGGCTGA
- a CDS encoding 23S rRNA (adenine(2030)-N(6))-methyltransferase RlmJ, with product MLSYRHAFHAGNHADVLKHMVLVELIGHLKQKDKPFWYIDTHAGAGMYALDTPTALKTAEFREGIGRLWTEPGLPVPVQAYVDQVRKANRSGRLLHYPGSPQLALQMLRPDDRLHLFDLHSTDSRMLQKQYDGERRVRAMAGDGYAGLKALLPPPPRRALVLVDPSYEDRQDYRQVVDAVEDALRRFATGIYMVWYPLLSKRESVRLPVALAALRERDWLQVELRVKAPAEDGIGMHGSGLFVFNPPWTLPAMLEEALPALVRLLGQDAAADHLLRHTIA from the coding sequence ATGCTCAGCTATCGCCACGCCTTTCACGCCGGCAATCACGCCGATGTCCTCAAGCACATGGTGCTGGTCGAACTGATCGGCCACCTCAAGCAGAAGGACAAGCCGTTCTGGTACATCGACACCCATGCCGGTGCCGGCATGTATGCGCTGGACACACCGACGGCACTGAAGACGGCCGAGTTCCGGGAGGGCATCGGCCGGCTCTGGACCGAGCCCGGTCTGCCCGTGCCGGTGCAGGCCTATGTCGACCAGGTGCGCAAGGCGAATCGGAGCGGCCGTCTGCTGCACTACCCCGGTTCGCCGCAACTCGCGCTGCAGATGCTGCGTCCGGATGACCGGCTGCACCTGTTCGACCTGCACTCGACCGACAGCCGCATGCTGCAGAAGCAGTACGACGGGGAACGGCGGGTGCGCGCCATGGCTGGCGACGGCTATGCCGGGCTGAAGGCGCTGCTGCCGCCGCCGCCACGGCGCGCGCTGGTACTGGTAGATCCCTCCTACGAAGACCGGCAGGACTATCGGCAGGTAGTCGACGCGGTCGAAGACGCATTGCGCCGCTTCGCCACCGGTATCTACATGGTCTGGTATCCGCTGCTCTCGAAGCGGGAGTCGGTCCGGCTGCCGGTCGCCCTGGCCGCGCTGCGCGAGCGCGACTGGCTGCAGGTCGAACTGAGAGTGAAGGCACCAGCCGAGGACGGAATAGGCATGCACGGCAGTGGCCTGTTCGTGTTCAATCCGCCGTGGACGCTGCCCGCGATGCTGGAAGAGGCCCTGCCGGCGCTGGTCCGGCTGCTCGGCCAGGATGCTGCCGCAGACCACCTGCTGCGCCACACCATCGCCTGA
- a CDS encoding tripartite tricarboxylate transporter substrate binding protein, which produces MTRSLSVLRRVALLSAMATGGAALLTGALVPLAQAQAFPAKPLRLILPFPPGGPTDMLGRSVGAKLSEQVGQPVTVDNRPGAGGNLGLEVASKAPADGYTMVLSSPLISISPSLYAKLNYDPMKDLAPISLLAVIQNILIVHPSVPAKNLGDLVKIARANPGRLNYSSGGVGTTGHLAAELLNSLMKIRTVHVPYKGSGQALVGLMSGETDMLIMAAAVAAPQVTAGKVKGIALLSEKRVPNLPSIPTAAESGVQGFEVPIWYGMLAPSGTPREVIGRLNAEIVKALASPDLRDKLAASGIESRTSTPEQFAEFIRSEAVRYGKVIRDAGIKGE; this is translated from the coding sequence ATGACGCGATCACTGTCCGTGCTGCGCCGGGTGGCGCTGCTGTCCGCGATGGCCACCGGCGGGGCAGCCCTGCTCACCGGCGCACTGGTGCCTCTGGCACAGGCGCAGGCCTTTCCGGCCAAGCCGCTGCGCCTGATCCTGCCCTTCCCGCCCGGCGGCCCGACCGACATGCTCGGACGCAGCGTCGGCGCCAAGCTCTCCGAACAGGTCGGCCAGCCGGTCACGGTCGACAACCGGCCTGGCGCTGGCGGCAACCTCGGCCTCGAGGTGGCCTCGAAGGCGCCCGCCGACGGCTACACGATGGTGCTGTCCTCGCCGCTGATCTCGATCAGCCCGTCGCTGTATGCGAAGCTCAACTACGATCCGATGAAAGACCTGGCACCGATCTCGCTGCTGGCGGTGATCCAGAACATCCTGATCGTGCATCCGTCGGTGCCTGCGAAGAACCTGGGCGACCTGGTGAAGATCGCACGCGCCAATCCCGGCCGGCTCAACTACAGTTCGGGCGGCGTGGGAACCACCGGCCACCTGGCGGCCGAACTGCTGAACAGCCTGATGAAGATCCGCACCGTGCACGTGCCCTACAAGGGCTCCGGGCAGGCGCTGGTCGGCCTGATGTCGGGCGAGACCGACATGCTGATCATGGCCGCAGCGGTCGCCGCACCCCAGGTCACCGCGGGCAAGGTGAAGGGCATTGCCCTGCTGTCGGAGAAGCGGGTCCCCAACCTTCCGAGCATCCCGACCGCAGCCGAATCGGGCGTGCAGGGTTTCGAAGTGCCGATCTGGTACGGCATGCTGGCACCGTCCGGCACCCCGCGCGAGGTCATCGGGCGGCTGAACGCGGAGATCGTCAAGGCCCTCGCCTCACCCGACCTGCGCGACAAGCTGGCCGCCTCGGGCATCGAATCACGCACCAGCACCCCGGAGCAGTTCGCCGAGTTCATCCGCAGCGAGGCGGTACGCTATGGCAAGGTGATCCGCGACGCCGGGATCAAGGGCGAGTAG
- a CDS encoding isocitrate lyase/PEP mutase family protein, with protein sequence MARKTIRSLLKEEKPLVLPGAHDALSALLIKQAGFKGFFIGGFQTAGARHGLPDIGLCQLGEFGAAFRDMVNACDLPVLVDADNGYGDVKNCVHLLNSYERMGISALFIEDQVAPKRCGHMAGKRVVPTEEMEAKLRAMSANRMDPETFIVARTDARAIHGLDEALRRAERYVRAGADGVFIESMLDEEEMARAVREIDTVHVANMLEGGLSPIVKPSVLGEMGYGIALYGITLLLRVVKTMQLALADLRSDELKLVGTGANFDDYLKVVGIDRWRAIEEQFGEQHADSAKTGH encoded by the coding sequence GTGGCCAGGAAAACCATTCGCAGCCTGCTGAAAGAAGAGAAACCCCTGGTTCTGCCGGGCGCGCACGATGCGCTGTCCGCGCTGCTGATCAAGCAGGCCGGCTTCAAGGGCTTCTTCATCGGCGGTTTCCAGACCGCCGGTGCACGCCACGGATTGCCCGACATCGGCCTGTGCCAGCTCGGCGAGTTCGGGGCTGCCTTCCGCGACATGGTTAACGCCTGCGACCTGCCGGTGCTGGTCGATGCCGACAACGGTTACGGCGACGTGAAGAACTGCGTGCACCTGCTCAACAGCTACGAACGCATGGGCATCTCGGCGCTGTTCATCGAAGACCAGGTCGCGCCCAAACGCTGCGGCCACATGGCCGGCAAGCGGGTGGTGCCGACCGAAGAGATGGAAGCCAAGCTGCGCGCGATGAGCGCGAACCGGATGGACCCGGAGACGTTCATCGTTGCCCGCACCGATGCGCGTGCGATCCACGGGCTGGACGAGGCCCTGCGCCGAGCCGAGCGCTACGTGCGCGCCGGCGCCGACGGTGTGTTCATAGAGTCGATGCTCGACGAGGAAGAGATGGCCCGTGCGGTGCGCGAGATCGACACGGTGCACGTGGCCAACATGCTCGAAGGCGGGCTGTCGCCGATCGTCAAGCCGTCGGTGCTGGGCGAGATGGGCTACGGCATCGCGCTCTACGGCATCACCCTGCTGCTGCGCGTGGTGAAGACGATGCAGCTGGCACTGGCCGACCTGCGCAGCGACGAGCTGAAGCTGGTCGGCACGGGCGCCAACTTCGACGACTATCTGAAGGTGGTCGGCATCGACCGCTGGCGCGCGATCGAGGAACAGTTCGGCGAGCAGCACGCCGACAGCGCGAAGACCGGGCACTAG
- a CDS encoding Gfo/Idh/MocA family oxidoreductase gives MIRAAVIGLGRWGRNHVHSVQGGDAPPSAHVRFVRAVVQTPQKSADFASEHGLTLGTDLRSVLADPSIDAVVLATPNSQHAGQARACAIAGKSVLCEKPLALSLDEARASVQACIRAGVVLTVGQDKRYWPSMRKLGEVVASGVLGPLLHAEGHFSNENQKNFFTSWRERPEEAPASSLTATGIHVLDAMIRLFGPVSGVSATTVSQPPPDEALDALTMVFRFARPMSAVLCGVRPTPLFWRLHVFGRDGSVEAIGDREVVIRLSGQPIRRLDLQPVNGMRLQMEAFAAAVAARAQPTAWPIPPDEMLGTIAAVEAVARSLRDVTPVQATLP, from the coding sequence ATGATCCGTGCCGCCGTGATCGGCCTCGGCCGCTGGGGCCGCAACCATGTGCACTCGGTCCAGGGCGGAGACGCTCCACCCAGTGCGCATGTGCGCTTCGTGCGTGCGGTCGTGCAGACGCCGCAGAAATCGGCCGACTTCGCCAGCGAACACGGGCTGACGCTCGGCACCGACCTGCGATCGGTCCTTGCCGACCCGTCGATCGACGCGGTGGTGCTGGCCACGCCGAACTCGCAGCACGCCGGGCAGGCGCGCGCCTGCGCCATCGCCGGCAAGTCGGTGCTGTGCGAGAAGCCGCTCGCGCTCTCGCTCGATGAGGCGCGGGCCTCGGTACAGGCCTGCATTCGCGCCGGCGTCGTGCTCACGGTCGGCCAGGACAAGCGCTACTGGCCGTCGATGCGCAAACTGGGCGAGGTGGTCGCCAGCGGCGTGCTCGGCCCGCTGCTGCATGCCGAGGGCCATTTCAGCAACGAGAACCAGAAGAACTTCTTCACCAGCTGGCGCGAACGGCCGGAGGAGGCACCCGCATCCAGCCTGACCGCCACCGGCATCCATGTGCTCGACGCGATGATCCGCCTGTTCGGGCCAGTGTCCGGCGTGAGCGCGACCACCGTCTCTCAGCCGCCGCCGGACGAGGCACTGGATGCCCTGACGATGGTGTTCCGCTTCGCCCGCCCGATGTCCGCCGTCCTGTGCGGCGTACGCCCCACCCCGCTGTTCTGGCGGCTGCATGTGTTCGGACGCGACGGTTCGGTCGAAGCCATCGGCGACCGCGAAGTGGTGATCCGCCTGAGCGGCCAGCCGATCCGCCGCCTCGACCTGCAGCCTGTGAACGGCATGCGCCTGCAGATGGAAGCCTTCGCCGCTGCGGTCGCCGCCCGTGCGCAACCGACCGCCTGGCCGATCCCGCCGGACGAAATGCTCGGTACCATTGCAGCCGTGGAAGCCGTCGCACGCTCGCTGCGCGACGTCACCCCCGTACAGGCCACCCTGCCCTGA
- a CDS encoding amidohydrolase, with product MTRKTPVIDVHSHVLPKPLVEAIAARPREHDIEVVRDAQGAVHRFKRSDGHQTPIPAEFHDAGAKVAGMDRKGIDISVLSTTPFVFFYWLPADRALAAAKVTNDGIAQMVAAHPTRLRGMATLPMQDADAAIAELERCVREHGFRALEVGCTVQDLQLSEPRFRPILKRAAELKVVLFAHPHFVGGVRDQLECWYLANLIGHPLDTVLMASHLMFSGTLDELPDLKIILAHGGGYLPYQIGRLAHGHECRTETKAQSKTSPLELLRRFWCDALTHDAMALKYLVDRVGADRVVIGTDAPYDMGEENPLGMLEQLTGLTNQQRDLIHGLNALELLGEGQA from the coding sequence GTGACCCGCAAGACCCCGGTGATCGACGTGCACAGCCATGTGCTGCCGAAGCCTCTGGTGGAGGCGATCGCCGCCCGACCGCGCGAGCACGATATCGAGGTGGTCCGGGACGCGCAGGGCGCCGTGCACCGCTTCAAGCGCAGCGATGGACACCAGACCCCGATTCCTGCCGAGTTCCACGATGCCGGTGCCAAGGTCGCCGGCATGGACCGCAAGGGCATCGACATATCGGTGCTGTCGACCACGCCGTTCGTGTTCTTCTACTGGCTGCCGGCAGACCGTGCACTGGCCGCAGCGAAGGTCACCAACGACGGCATCGCGCAAATGGTGGCGGCCCACCCTACCCGCCTGCGCGGCATGGCGACGCTGCCGATGCAGGACGCCGACGCCGCGATCGCCGAACTGGAGCGCTGCGTGCGCGAGCACGGCTTCCGCGCGCTGGAGGTCGGCTGCACGGTACAGGACCTGCAGCTGTCCGAACCGCGCTTCCGGCCGATCCTGAAGCGCGCGGCGGAACTGAAGGTCGTGCTTTTCGCGCATCCGCATTTCGTCGGCGGCGTGCGCGACCAATTGGAATGCTGGTACCTCGCCAACCTGATCGGGCACCCGCTCGACACCGTGCTGATGGCGAGCCACCTGATGTTCAGCGGCACGCTCGACGAACTGCCCGACCTGAAGATCATCCTGGCGCATGGCGGCGGCTACCTGCCCTACCAGATCGGGCGCCTGGCCCACGGCCACGAGTGCCGCACCGAGACGAAGGCGCAGTCGAAGACCTCGCCGCTGGAACTGCTGCGCCGGTTCTGGTGCGACGCGCTGACCCATGACGCGATGGCACTGAAGTACCTGGTTGATCGGGTCGGTGCCGATCGCGTGGTGATCGGCACCGATGCGCCCTACGACATGGGCGAAGAGAATCCGCTCGGAATGCTGGAACAGCTCACCGGGCTCACCAACCAGCAGCGCGACCTGATCCATGGACTGAACGCGCTCGAACTGCTCGGGGAAGGACAGGCCTGA
- a CDS encoding FAD-dependent monooxygenase has translation MAQQSKGKGRAIVIGGSLGGLFAANLLLARGWDVKVYERASDDLATRGAGIGTHEELFAVMRELGITIDETIGVAVNRRMCLALDGSLVYELAVPQTMSAWARVYRPLKAMLPDRCYRPGTALTGFTEYHDRVVVELSDGTRDECDLLIGADGIRSTLRSIWQPAAQPVYVGYIAWRGVMQESAMPPALHAQLMPNYAFGLPEGEMMLAYPVPGKGDDVRPGHRGYNFVWYRPTDEHTQLPDLCTDATGRCHGQSIAPPLIRPEVIRSIKKTAHEVLAPQIAEAFELTEQPFFQAIYDLESTTVAKGRVALLGDAAFVARPHIGAGVSKAALDALDLVNQLDAVPGDVARALATYDVRRRSFGSKVVARSRWVGGYVQWHGKPKHLHPANMMPPGPANVLREIGAPLAQIKELHATS, from the coding sequence ATGGCTCAGCAATCGAAAGGCAAGGGCCGCGCGATCGTCATCGGCGGTTCGCTCGGCGGGCTGTTCGCCGCCAACCTGCTGCTCGCCCGCGGCTGGGACGTGAAGGTGTACGAACGCGCGAGCGACGACCTCGCTACCCGCGGCGCTGGCATCGGTACCCATGAAGAGCTGTTCGCCGTGATGCGCGAACTGGGCATCACCATCGATGAGACCATCGGCGTCGCCGTCAACCGCCGGATGTGCCTGGCGCTGGACGGCTCGCTGGTGTACGAACTGGCCGTGCCGCAAACCATGAGCGCCTGGGCGCGCGTCTACCGCCCGCTGAAGGCAATGCTGCCCGACCGCTGCTATCGACCCGGCACGGCACTGACCGGCTTCACCGAGTACCACGACCGGGTGGTGGTCGAACTGTCCGACGGCACGCGCGACGAATGCGACCTGCTGATCGGCGCTGACGGCATCCGCTCGACGCTGCGCTCGATCTGGCAACCCGCGGCGCAGCCGGTGTACGTCGGCTACATCGCCTGGCGCGGGGTGATGCAGGAAAGTGCGATGCCGCCAGCGCTGCACGCGCAGCTGATGCCGAACTACGCGTTCGGCCTGCCCGAAGGCGAAATGATGCTGGCCTACCCGGTGCCCGGGAAAGGCGACGACGTGCGTCCCGGCCATCGAGGCTACAACTTCGTCTGGTACCGCCCGACCGACGAGCACACCCAGCTGCCCGACCTGTGCACCGATGCCACCGGCCGCTGCCATGGCCAGTCGATCGCACCGCCGCTGATCCGTCCGGAAGTGATCCGCTCGATCAAGAAGACCGCGCACGAAGTACTCGCACCACAAATCGCCGAGGCGTTCGAACTGACCGAACAGCCTTTCTTCCAGGCGATCTACGACCTCGAGTCGACGACCGTCGCGAAGGGCCGGGTCGCCCTGCTCGGCGATGCCGCCTTCGTCGCGCGCCCGCACATCGGTGCCGGCGTGAGCAAGGCTGCGCTCGATGCGCTCGACCTGGTGAACCAGCTCGATGCGGTGCCGGGCGACGTCGCCAGGGCCCTTGCCACCTACGACGTGCGCCGGCGCAGCTTCGGCAGCAAGGTCGTGGCGCGCTCGCGCTGGGTCGGCGGCTACGTGCAGTGGCATGGCAAGCCCAAGCACCTGCATCCGGCCAACATGATGCCGCCAGGACCGGCGAACGTGCTGCGCGAGATCGGCGCGCCGCTGGCTCAGATCAAGGAACTGCACGCCACAAGCTGA
- a CDS encoding SDR family oxidoreductase, which translates to MELGLKGKVALITGGSEGIGRATALCLAREGAIVSICARRAEPLAAVEKELLATGATVLAFQGDATNAEQMQQWVKQVHDTFGKIDILVNNAGGSGQLSFDEIDEARWQEDVAVKLFAPMRLIRLVLPYMKAQKSGSIINLTMAAAATPGANQLPTVVSRQAGATLAKALSKELGPHNIRVNVVCVGKIKTPQQARSAKRNNLTVEEHFARNAKSVPLQRMGDPEDMGNAITFLVSDAAGYITGTCVNVDGGLSGVL; encoded by the coding sequence ATGGAACTCGGACTCAAAGGCAAGGTTGCCCTGATCACCGGCGGCAGCGAAGGCATCGGCCGCGCGACAGCGCTCTGCCTGGCCAGGGAAGGTGCAATCGTCTCGATCTGCGCCCGTCGCGCCGAGCCTCTGGCGGCCGTCGAGAAGGAACTGCTCGCCACCGGTGCCACCGTGCTCGCCTTCCAGGGCGATGCAACCAACGCCGAACAGATGCAGCAGTGGGTGAAGCAGGTCCACGACACCTTCGGGAAGATCGACATCCTGGTCAACAACGCCGGCGGCTCGGGCCAGCTGTCGTTCGACGAGATCGACGAGGCGCGCTGGCAGGAAGACGTGGCGGTCAAGCTGTTCGCGCCGATGCGCCTGATCCGCCTCGTGCTGCCCTACATGAAGGCGCAGAAGTCGGGCTCGATCATCAACCTGACGATGGCCGCAGCGGCCACGCCGGGCGCGAACCAGCTGCCGACGGTGGTGAGCCGGCAGGCCGGGGCGACGCTGGCCAAGGCGCTGTCGAAGGAACTCGGCCCGCACAACATCCGGGTGAACGTGGTCTGCGTCGGCAAGATCAAGACGCCGCAGCAGGCGCGCAGTGCCAAGCGCAACAACCTGACGGTCGAGGAGCATTTCGCGCGCAACGCGAAGTCGGTGCCGCTGCAGCGCATGGGCGATCCGGAAGACATGGGCAACGCCATCACCTTCCTGGTCTCGGATGCGGCCGGCTACATCACCGGCACCTGCGTGAACGTCGACGGTGGCCTGTCCGGCGTGCTCTGA
- the tal gene encoding transaldolase encodes MKSTQALHDLGQSLWLDNITRDLLDNGTLARYIGELSVTGLTSNPTIFAGAIGGSKAYDSGIAAKTKAGLTNEALFVELALEDLRRAADLFRPEFERTAGVDGWVSMEVSPLLASDTAGTIAEALQIHRQADRPNLFVKIPGTPEGLPAIEEAIFAGVPVNVTLLFSCAQYEAAAGAWLRGIERRIEAGLDPRIDSVASLFISRWDAAVAGKVPASLNNRLGIAVGQQACLAYRGLLASAAWKRVMAAGARPQRLLWASTGTKDPAAPDTLYIESLAAPDTVNTMPEKTLLAFADHGKVGGAIGAGRSGEPAATLAAIKAAGVDLDALALKLQQDGAAAFVKSWHELLGTIDARMKAVA; translated from the coding sequence ATGAAATCCACCCAAGCCCTGCACGACCTCGGCCAGAGCCTCTGGCTGGACAACATCACCCGCGACCTGCTCGACAACGGCACGCTGGCGCGCTACATCGGCGAGCTGTCGGTGACCGGCCTGACCTCGAACCCGACGATCTTCGCCGGCGCGATCGGCGGCAGCAAGGCTTATGACTCAGGCATCGCCGCAAAGACGAAGGCCGGCCTGACCAACGAAGCACTGTTCGTCGAGCTGGCGCTGGAAGACCTGCGCCGTGCAGCCGACCTGTTCCGTCCCGAGTTCGAGCGCACGGCCGGCGTCGACGGCTGGGTATCGATGGAAGTGTCGCCGCTGCTGGCGAGCGACACGGCAGGCACGATCGCCGAGGCGCTGCAGATCCACCGGCAGGCGGATCGACCGAACCTGTTCGTGAAGATCCCGGGTACGCCCGAGGGGCTTCCTGCGATCGAGGAAGCGATCTTCGCCGGCGTGCCGGTGAACGTGACGCTGCTGTTCTCGTGCGCCCAGTACGAGGCGGCTGCCGGTGCATGGCTGCGCGGCATCGAGCGCCGCATCGAAGCCGGGCTCGATCCGCGCATCGACTCGGTCGCCTCGCTGTTCATCAGCCGCTGGGATGCCGCCGTCGCCGGCAAGGTCCCCGCGTCGCTGAACAACCGGCTTGGCATCGCGGTCGGCCAGCAGGCCTGCCTCGCCTATCGCGGCCTGCTCGCGTCGGCCGCGTGGAAGCGGGTGATGGCCGCGGGCGCCCGTCCGCAGAGGCTGCTCTGGGCCAGCACCGGCACCAAGGACCCGGCGGCACCGGACACGCTCTACATCGAGTCGCTGGCTGCGCCCGACACCGTGAACACGATGCCGGAGAAGACGCTCCTCGCGTTCGCCGACCACGGCAAGGTCGGCGGCGCGATCGGTGCAGGCCGCAGTGGTGAGCCGGCGGCGACGCTTGCCGCGATCAAGGCGGCTGGCGTCGACCTAGATGCACTGGCGCTGAAACTGCAGCAGGACGGAGCGGCGGCGTTCGTGAAGTCGTGGCACGAACTGCTCGGCACGATCGATGCGCGGATGAAGGCGGTGGCCTGA